The sequence ttaatatttgctAGATGTCATTATCCGAAAGCCATTGACATATTCGACATACTTTAGAGacttataatatgtaaacattACCCATTATCAGACGAGAAAAACCGgtatttgtaaaatgttttgacAATAAAGTTTTACTAAAACTATATGAAAATgcgttaaatttttttaattttattcatattcgaaatgaaaattaatgtgATTTGAAAGAAGTTTATGCCATAAGTTCctgtaactttaaaatatgatattgtcTTTATAATTGGTAGCTTTTTACTCATTGCAAAGTATCTGTCAATGTCATCGTAAATTTGTTAGATTGTCGGTTGTgactatatatttgtttcagctgctaaaaataattttacaatttttacataAGTAGCTCAAAAATGGCTATTTCTAGATTAACCCGACTTGTGGTACAATCTAAAAATATCTCAAAACATGAACAAGCTTTGCCACGAAGAACAGCAACTACCACACCAACTGGTGCCATACTTCCAGAACCAGAAAAAACACCTTTCGGACTCTTGAGCATTGTTTGTGCTGTCGTACCAGGATTATTGATCGGAGCTGCTATAAGTAAAAGTATTGCGAATTTTCTGGAAGAGAATGAATTGTTTGTTCCTTctgacgacgacgacgacgacgactaaGTATATAAACCAAGATGGATTGACGATAGGTGACgtgaaagtattttattttttaactaatagaTCTTGTGCGGGTatgtgaataaaaatacaagcttgttaaatacaaatttattgtgTTACAAAAACCACATTGTGTTTAATGATTTTGTgctaagttattaaaaatatcgaaCTTACTAATTAGGTGGTTACTCAAACATAATTTAAGTTGTTACAAAACTTTAAGTCATACATATTTACACTGTAGATAtaagtacaaatatttatacacaataAGCAatctatatacattaatttgaatttctatCATAAACtacaatattcataaatttatcCTGGGTAACAAATTATGCAGTCTGTGCTGAGCTAGTCAAATGTTACTCTCAATTTAGTTGTATTCAAAAATCTCATTGCACTTGTgcttaatattaagaaaatgtgAATAAATGTCTTCTGAAAATGGCAAGTTcagtcttatttttttaattcccaCTTATTCAAATCCTCTCATGGAAGACTTATTCAATATGAGTTtgtgataaataatacttaacatttataaaattttcattattaatattgttgtgttgtttCACAttgatatattactattataaaagaGGTTTTACTAAACTGTAAATAGTTTGGTCTTATCCTAAAAAGGattgactttttaaataaaatctccaATGTTCAGAAACGCTCAGACATGTATACTTGCCtgtgaataaaaatgtatatattttaactaattcaATACTGAATACATATTTTGtctaaagatatattatactgTATTTCAGAAAAGCAATACTGCCgtcaagtattttaatttatataaatagtaatcatCAAACAATAGAGTCGTAGTTGAGTAGGCACTGcagtacatatatacaaaccagatatttattactattccCAAAAAATGGAACTGGTCTGTAATAGATTCCAATAGCCGGAGGAGTAAAGGTAAATTAACAACTACGATTTTATTTTGATACGACTCTTTTGATTACATCCAATGATGGATGTAATCAAAATAGTCTTGGTattcatgaaaaaaattgtaaagttgTAAACTTTGTAGGTAATATAAAGTAGATATAAGcagttaagttatatataaatcaaggaCTGTTTTTAgttcataatatattagaaaCATTAGCAAATCACATTGaaaatgtaaatctaaggtttgtttatctttactccacTTGCCTTTGAAATAAAGACCTTCTTATGATAGAACAATGGTTGTGGTGTCCGAGACGTTAAATTCCTTGTGTGAAATTATTCATCATTCCTTACGAGTAATGTAAAGCATTGGTGTGTAGTTTTGGAACAACTATTTACTAGGTGACAACTCCCTAGACCAATTGGCCCTACCCACAGTAATTGTCTTGTATTATGATGATAAAATTGAAGCAAAGAGCATGGATATTATAccgtaattattacattaaaagcaATTATGTTCTGTAGTCTTTAGCATTGAGGAATACATTTTAActgataagattaaaaaaagcgTAAAtagtgcaaataaaatatgatttatatgttTACATTGTGGTTATGATACACCAAAGGATGAGCTAtattgttatttcttatttttaccgatttagaaatatttttcaaattctttCAAAATAACAGTAGAAAAAATTTAtgtcaataatttaaatgtaaaaattaaaagttgtcATACAATTTTACAATATGATAATACGAAGATAtcgttgaattatatatatttcacctatatttttatcaatgaaCTTCCCAATGGTTTTGATTCTGTTGTATACAATTGACAACTGAACAAATTTAAATGACTATATTTTCCTTAAAGCATAATGCTTTATTTGATGGCCTTTTTTTGTCCCTTGAATCGAATCGAATTGAATCGAAAAAgagatataaaaatgattaagccTGTAAATTAAGAGATACAGCAGAATCAGAACCAGTAAATGAAATTCTTTCttatttgtttgataaatatttttttatatggacttttataaataacgagAAGAATTGATCATGTTATTCAGGAGGCCTCTTGTGCTCTCCCCAACCATGGAAGCACTTAGTGAACCGTCGCGACTCCTTGTCCTTCAGTGTGAGAAACAGTTTCCGCGTTCTGTCTGGCTGCATCGTCTTCATGTGTTGGATGTATACCTGTTGATGGATTATTAAAGGAACAATTATCTTTATGCTAATAACTAATGATACACAATTGGGTTTAACtttgaaaatggaataaatttgaatatataatattttttatttacctatttaaTATGGTAACAATAATAACAGCTTACAAGGATGTATTAAATTCTTACAAGGATATATAAAACTCTTAactgaaatttaattacaaataaaatttcattgaacATCTGACTATTATAAGTCCACGGTGAACATATAGTAATgataggcagacgagcatatgggacacctgatagtaagtgtcaccaacgcccatagacattgcaaaaaatgttaaccaccgcttacatcgccaatgcgccaccaaccttgggaactaagatgttatgtcccttgtgcctgtaataacactggctcactcacccttcaaaccggaacacaacaatactaagtactgctgttttgcagtagaatatttgagtgggtggtatctacccagacgagcttacacaaagccctatcaccagtattATATGATAAGaagttcataataattttaattaaattcatacaataatatttatttacctgaGCAGATTTATATGCCAGCTTGATTTCAACCTCGGAACACCGAGCTCCAAGCCACAGAAACACTTGCTCACCATTGTCCAATATCATTATATCGTCATCTGCTAAGTCGtccttttaaaacaaacaatattattatacttaattattttttgtaacataaaattatattttttaaaattaatacaatttatgacCATATATCTAATAACTAACTGTggacagataatataatttataatgacagTGAAGGGAATAAAGTGCACTTTTGTTTCCGCACACACTAGTGCGCTATTATAGCTCCTACGTATTTGGCTGGTCTCCAATGAACTCTCATTCTATGTAGACACTCGTCTACATAGATAAATATAGTATAAGGATGCTGATGATATAGTATAAGGATCTGCATGATTtggtacaaattttaaaaaacaacatcGTATCTACTAACCATCCCATAAGAAAATGGAGCAGGTAAATATCTTATCGACTTTCTTGTCATAAGAAAAGatcaaacttatttttaataaattgtaaaaaaactaaTCCTAGGCTTACCTGGCAAAAATCTGTACATTTTTCGGATACAGTGAAATATCCCTTCTCATTGGAGCATCGGAACAGACGTGTGAAGTTAAGATAGTCGGCGTCCGAGTCGTACGGCTTCCGTCCGCCAAGCGCAACCCAGAAAAAGTTGTCAGGCTCACTGCCTTCGGCTAACACCTaattggtaaaatatatttaaattaaaagtaaatattaaaacgtagtaaaatatattaaaagtaaatattaaaacgttttttttcacaaagttctatattttttatgtttggatttacgttatttataatatgcctgtattttttatttctattttagaaCTAAGCggtaacttttaaaaattaaatcaaatttataacgaaatatactacatataaatgTTACTAACATTACTAAATAATGTAGAAATGAATCTTTTGTTAGAATGAATGAGCTACTGTAATATCGCATAATATTTTCACTTGCCTGTAGGCTGACCCAAGGGTTGTTGAACTTCTCGTCGGCGATTTGT comes from Nymphalis io chromosome 15, ilAglIoxx1.1, whole genome shotgun sequence and encodes:
- the LOC126773657 gene encoding essential MCU regulator, mitochondrial, which encodes MAISRLTRLVVQSKNISKHEQALPRRTATTTPTGAILPEPEKTPFGLLSIVCAVVPGLLIGAAISKSIANFLEENELFVPSDDDDDDD